Proteins encoded within one genomic window of Mya arenaria isolate MELC-2E11 chromosome 13, ASM2691426v1:
- the LOC128215169 gene encoding uncharacterized protein LOC128215169, with protein MREELDGLFKSNGAIPDTKMPSGFEKKSRRGDPDGIKRNLTAIVPHSYGEHGGCDRKWCRAGDANNRHSSLPRGKNLTDQAVREDIEKVIDPYTNAKMTEKLPTLSTTNSNENMNMMISRKAAKGSHYSESESLGIRVSVTVAQKTDGHAYILKELDKKRLFNATQHRTVKQKRRRIELKEQRIRNDRSAEVHEGKTYETAINATDDITPDDIVESSPPLLLPSMWPSVSAPQPDTLIVFDIEITGLAQDSDIIQLSAKHLDTGDTFSAYIRPAGGRIPTPSHRLPELQYMEIKCFIT; from the exons ATGCGGGAAGAACTGGACGGGCTCTTCAAAAGCAATGGAGCCATTCCTGACACTAAAATGCCTTCAGGATTTGAAAAGAAAAGTCGTCGAG GTGATCCAGACGGCATAAAAAGAAACCTTACCGCCATAGTTCCACACAGCTACGGGGAACATGGCGGCTGTGACCGGAAGTGGTGCCGTGCTGGGGACGCAAATAACCGTCATTCGAGCTTGCCGCGCGGGAAAAACCTTACAGATCAGGCCGTAAGAGAGGACATTGAAAAGGTGATAGATCCCTACACCAACGCAAAAATGACGGAAAAGCTGCCAACACTTTCAACAACGAATTCAAACGAGAACATGAACATGATGATATCAAGAAAAGCGGCTAAAGGGTCCCATTACTCCGAGTCTGAGAGCCTTGGTATTCGTGTTTCGGTGACAGTAGCACAAAAGACTGATGGACACGCTTATATATTAAag GAGTTGGATAAGAAACGCCTGTTTAATGCTACACAACACAGGACTGTTAAACAGAAAAGGCGTCGTATCGAGCTAAAG GAACAGCGGATTCGCAATGACAGGTCTGCTGAAGTACACGAGGGGAAAACATATGAAACCGCAATCAATGCAACAGACGACATCACACCAGACGACATAGTTGAAAGCTCACCGCCACTTCTTCTTCCGAGTATGTGGCCGTCCGTGTCTGCCCCTCAACCGGATACTCTCATAGTTTTCGACATTGAGATCACGGGATTAG CACAGGACAGTGACATAATTCAGCTGTCGGCTAAGCATTTGGATACCGGCGACACGTTTTCGGCATACATCAGACCCGCCGGTGGCCGTATTCCGACACCATCACATCGCTTACCGGAATTGCAATACATGGAGATTAAATGCTTTATTACATGA
- the LOC128213961 gene encoding uncharacterized protein LOC128213961: protein MGRATARAILAGHPGPKCFNPLLARFICTGEEPDLADIPDEYVGRPDVLAAIQEISTDSTGSGDLVQRHGDLLEQAGFRKVLSSSTTSEAVHALKRHFTFYHVIGPLLQFRQGLKLLGVQTAIQGHAEESIKFFTTSPVSASDVQSFFKPTYTPDSELKPREEMIMYNFGKFLKKAERGTLSTPWIDIYDGVETQVVINTGHVLQALIGCETLPRNIECGLVEFSHTSNNLTTVNTCAPSIMFSQTARIQEYETFEKHFLSLIVDAVGFGIA, encoded by the exons ATGGGAAGAGCTACTGCACGTGCCATCCTCGCAGGACACCCAGGCccaaaatgttttaatccaTTGCTGGCCAGGTTCATTTGTACTGGTGAAGAACCAGATCTAGCAGATATACCAGATGAATATGTTGGAAGGCCTGATGTGTTAGCAGCCATACAAGAG ATCTCAACAGACAGTACGGGATCTGGAGACCTTGTTCAAAGACATGGTGATCTGCTGGAGCAGGCGGGCTTTAGAAAAGTTTTGTCATCATCAACTACCAGTGAAGCTGTACATGCTCTGAAACGGCACTTCACCTTTTATCATGTGATTGGACCACTTCTTCAATTCAGACAAG GTTTGAAACTTCTTGGTGTTCAAACTGCCATCCAGGGACATGCTGAGGAGAGTATAAAGTTCTTTACCACATCTCCAGTTAGTGCGTCGGATGTACAAAGTTTCTTCAAACCGACTTACACACCAGATAGCGAATTGAAGCCAAGGGAAGAAATGATCATGTATAACTTTGGGAAATTCTTAAAGAAAGCGGAAC GCGGAACACTGTCCACACCATGGATTGATATTTACGATGGAGTTGAGACACAGGTGGTGATTAACACTGGACATGTTCTTCAGGCTCTCATAGGATGTGAAACACTTCCACGAAATATAGAATGTGGATTGGTTGAATTTAGCCACACATCGAATAATTTAACAACTGTCAACACATGTGCACCTTCAATTATGTTCTCACAGACTGCTCGTATTCAGGAGTACGAGACTTTTGAAAAGCACTTTTTGAGCCTTATTGTTGATGCTGTTGGTTTTGGAATTGCGTAA